Proteins encoded by one window of Ignavibacteriota bacterium:
- a CDS encoding substrate-binding domain-containing protein has translation MHPSIRGRLNGYKHALEKANLKIKNNLIVIDAAYPDRQYGYRSVQKLLKQNENVTAIFACNDAMAIGAMHFLKENNYKILKIFQ, from the coding sequence ATGCACCCAAGTATTAGGGGAAGGTTGAATGGTTACAAACATGCACTTGAAAAAGCTAATTTAAAAATTAAAAACAATTTAATTGTTATTGATGCTGCTTATCCCGATAGACAATACGGATACAGGTCGGTACAAAAGTTACTGAAGCAAAATGAAAATGTGACTGCAATCTTTGCTTGTAATGACGCAATGGCTATTGGAGCTATGCATTTTTTGAAAGAAAATAATTATAAAATTCTGAAGATATTTCAATAA
- a CDS encoding LacI family DNA-binding transcriptional regulator has translation MVIHGNSRISNQTKKKVQNAIKDLDFHPSRSARGLVSKITGNIGFILTDDHFLRTEPFYTRIFLGTEFEARDGEYYVLLTTIKSDFDENSPLPRYILEKNVDGIIIAGKVPQNLIDRICTLKLPIVFVDFEISNNNCPSILIDNFQGGVLAAQHLIQLGHKISVLLAVILCTQVLGEG, from the coding sequence TTGGTTATTCACGGCAATTCAAGAATTTCTAACCAGACAAAAAAGAAAGTTCAAAATGCGATTAAAGATTTGGATTTTCATCCATCACGCTCAGCAAGAGGATTAGTATCAAAAATTACGGGAAACATAGGATTCATTTTAACTGATGATCATTTTTTAAGAACCGAACCATTTTATACAAGAATATTTTTGGGTACTGAGTTTGAAGCACGCGATGGTGAATATTATGTTTTACTAACAACAATTAAATCAGATTTTGATGAAAATTCTCCTTTACCTCGGTACATTCTTGAAAAAAATGTAGATGGTATTATTATTGCAGGAAAAGTTCCCCAGAATCTTATTGATAGAATTTGCACATTAAAACTTCCAATTGTATTTGTTGATTTTGAGATAAGTAATAATAATTGCCCTTCCATTTTAATTGATAATTTTCAAGGCGGAGTATTGGCGGCTCAGCACTTAATTCAGTTGGGACATAAAATATCGGTTTTATTGGCGGTGATATTATGCACCCAAGTATTAGGGGAAGGTTGA
- a CDS encoding zinc-dependent alcohol dehydrogenase family protein, translating into MKAAVLKNIQNIDIEDYSIRKLNSNEVLIHVTNCGICGTDKHIFEGTAPSAKSVILGHEYSGIIVDNNNNLQFKHGDKVVVDPNIICGTCTFCKKGKINLCTHLKALGVTLNGGFAEYSIVPTSQLYTLPNEFDLSTAAFAEPLSCCLHGINQLNNILGENAVVIGGGSIGLLFIQLAKLAGASNVFLIEPVEFKRNLGLQLGADYVFNPKAEHFLENFYDATKKDVGVIIECVGSKETVELSINLAGKGTKIVIFGLAPKNHDVQLNLQKLFQNEIKIFNSLLNPNTFQQAVHLLVNNKIKVDKLVNEFISLNQLQNVLGNFSNSRIIKYQYKNNIKEAV; encoded by the coding sequence ATGAAAGCTGCAGTTTTAAAGAATATTCAAAATATAGATATTGAAGATTATTCAATTCGTAAATTGAACTCCAATGAAGTTTTAATTCACGTAACAAATTGCGGAATTTGCGGCACGGATAAACATATTTTTGAAGGTACGGCACCTTCGGCAAAATCTGTAATATTAGGACATGAATATTCTGGCATTATTGTAGACAACAATAATAATCTTCAATTCAAACATGGGGATAAAGTTGTAGTTGATCCTAATATAATATGCGGTACATGTACATTTTGTAAAAAGGGTAAAATTAATTTATGTACCCATCTTAAAGCTTTAGGTGTTACTTTAAATGGCGGTTTTGCAGAATATTCTATTGTTCCCACTTCTCAATTATATACTTTACCAAATGAATTTGACTTAAGCACCGCTGCTTTTGCGGAACCACTTTCATGTTGTCTTCATGGAATTAATCAACTAAACAATATATTAGGTGAAAATGCAGTCGTAATAGGCGGAGGATCAATTGGATTGCTGTTTATTCAATTAGCTAAGCTGGCAGGTGCTTCAAATGTATTTTTAATTGAGCCGGTAGAATTTAAAAGAAATTTGGGTCTTCAGTTAGGAGCAGATTATGTATTCAATCCGAAAGCTGAACATTTCTTAGAAAATTTTTATGATGCGACAAAAAAAGATGTTGGTGTTATTATTGAATGTGTAGGGAGTAAGGAAACGGTAGAACTTTCAATCAATTTGGCTGGTAAAGGAACAAAAATAGTCATATTCGGATTAGCCCCCAAAAATCATGATGTACAATTAAATCTTCAGAAATTATTTCAAAATGAAATTAAAATTTTTAATTCTCTTTTAAACCCTAATACGTTTCAACAAGCGGTTCATTTATTGGTAAATAATAAAATAAAGGTTGACAAATTAGTAAATGAGTTTATTTCTTTAAATCAACTTCAAAATGTTTTAGGAAATTTTTCAAATTCTCGGATAATTAAGTATCAATATAAAAATAATATCAAGGAGGCAGTATGA
- a CDS encoding LacI family DNA-binding transcriptional regulator, with protein sequence MSATIKNVAEKAGVSTATVSFGYSRQFKNF encoded by the coding sequence ATGAGTGCGACAATAAAAAATGTAGCAGAAAAAGCTGGTGTTTCAACAGCCACAGTTTCCTTTGGTTATTCACGGCAATTCAAGAATTTCTAA
- a CDS encoding substrate-binding domain-containing protein, which produces MSIIGFDDVEADLLLDPPLTTIRVPKVELGAEALRVIIELIKNKSNAKKILVPVELIIRKSTKQLEK; this is translated from the coding sequence ATTTCAATAATAGGATTTGATGATGTTGAAGCGGATCTATTACTTGATCCTCCGTTAACAACAATTAGGGTACCAAAAGTTGAATTAGGCGCTGAAGCGCTTAGAGTAATTATTGAACTTATAAAGAACAAATCCAATGCAAAAAAAATTCTTGTTCCTGTTGAATTAATAATTAGAAAGTCAACGAAACAATTAGAAAAATAA